A region from the Agrococcus sp. SL85 genome encodes:
- a CDS encoding MFS transporter produces MGERMRLGAPFWRLFSSSTGSNLSDGVLTAALPLVAASLTRDPLLISLVASLAFLPWLLFAIPAGALVDRIDRRRAMQLANLLRALVLLALAATLAAGLASIWLLYVAAFVLGVAETVYDNAARAMLPRVVRRDQLERGNSLLATAESITNLFLGAPLGALLFAAAAVAPLGVAVVLYLAAAVLIVTVRGRFRPERAAPTTLAADIREGLAWLLRHRILRSLVVVTGLGALASSLGNGIAVLLALEVLELDEAGFGVLLALAGAGGVLGALVSPALTRLLGRTAAMGVSGTAFGASLAAVGLWPQPLVVLVAWPLGTMFVSAFNVQIMSVRQVLIPDALFGRVQGAYRTVLWGGIPIGTAAGGLLAGWLGVPAVYVIGGAIGMLAGLGTWIVLARHRDAIAAAFRADDEAHGDGGDAASGPGAADPA; encoded by the coding sequence GTGGGGGAGCGGATGAGGCTCGGCGCGCCGTTCTGGCGGCTGTTCTCCTCGTCGACGGGCTCGAACCTCTCGGACGGCGTGCTCACGGCGGCGCTGCCGCTCGTCGCCGCGAGCCTCACGCGCGACCCGCTCCTCATCTCGCTCGTCGCGTCGCTCGCCTTCCTGCCGTGGCTGCTCTTCGCGATCCCCGCGGGCGCGCTCGTCGACCGCATCGATCGCCGCCGCGCCATGCAGCTCGCCAACCTGCTCCGCGCGCTCGTGCTGCTCGCCCTCGCCGCGACCCTGGCCGCGGGCCTCGCCTCGATCTGGCTCCTGTACGTCGCCGCCTTCGTGCTCGGCGTCGCCGAGACGGTCTACGACAACGCGGCCAGGGCGATGCTGCCGCGCGTCGTGCGCCGCGACCAGCTCGAGCGCGGCAACTCGCTGCTCGCGACGGCCGAGAGCATCACCAACCTCTTCCTCGGCGCGCCGCTCGGCGCGCTGCTGTTCGCCGCGGCGGCCGTCGCGCCGCTCGGCGTCGCGGTGGTGCTCTACCTCGCGGCCGCCGTGCTCATCGTCACGGTGCGCGGCCGCTTCCGGCCGGAGCGGGCGGCGCCCACGACCCTCGCCGCCGACATCCGCGAGGGCCTCGCCTGGCTCCTGCGGCACCGCATCCTCCGCTCGCTCGTCGTCGTCACGGGGCTCGGCGCGCTCGCCTCCTCGCTCGGCAACGGCATCGCCGTGCTGCTCGCGCTCGAGGTGCTGGAGCTCGACGAGGCGGGGTTCGGCGTGCTGCTCGCGCTCGCGGGCGCGGGCGGCGTGCTCGGCGCGCTCGTCTCGCCCGCCCTCACGCGGCTGCTCGGGCGCACCGCGGCGATGGGCGTCTCGGGCACCGCCTTCGGCGCCTCGCTCGCGGCCGTGGGCCTGTGGCCGCAGCCGCTCGTGGTGCTCGTGGCCTGGCCGCTCGGCACGATGTTCGTGAGCGCCTTCAACGTGCAGATCATGTCGGTGCGGCAGGTGCTCATCCCGGATGCGCTGTTCGGCCGCGTGCAGGGCGCGTACCGCACGGTGCTGTGGGGCGGCATCCCCATCGGCACCGCCGCCGGCGGGCTGCTCGCGGGCTGGCTCGGGGTGCCCGCCGTCTACGTGATCGGCGGCGCGATCGGCATGCTCGCG
- a CDS encoding Fe-S cluster assembly protein HesB produces the protein MLTLTENAQSVITGIVEHAAAPATGGLRIAQGTEGQGLDVSVANAPEAGDQVVEQAGAKVFLDAPAAAALDDKVLDASSQPDGRVDFAVQHAA, from the coding sequence ATGCTCACGCTCACCGAGAACGCCCAGTCCGTCATCACCGGCATCGTCGAGCACGCCGCCGCGCCCGCCACGGGGGGCCTGCGCATCGCGCAGGGCACCGAGGGCCAGGGCCTCGATGTGTCGGTCGCGAACGCCCCGGAGGCCGGCGACCAGGTCGTCGAGCAGGCCGGCGCGAAGGTCTTCCTCGACGCCCCTGCCGCCGCCGCGCTCGACGACAAGGTGCTCGACGCCTCGTCGCAGCCGGACGGCCGCGTCGACTTCGCGGTGCAGCACGCGGCCTAG
- the rplI gene encoding 50S ribosomal protein L9 has product MAKLILTNEVSGLGSAGDVVEVKNGFARNYLVPQGLAVAWSRGGEKQVEQIKAARAAREHATIEEAQDLKLRLEANTVTVHAKAGAEGRLFGSVQTKDIAEAVEAAGHGSIDKRVIEILTPIRATGEHSATARLRDDLIATITLKVVAAK; this is encoded by the coding sequence ATGGCAAAGCTCATTCTCACGAACGAGGTCTCGGGCCTCGGTTCCGCCGGTGACGTCGTCGAGGTCAAGAACGGCTTCGCGCGCAACTACCTCGTCCCGCAGGGCCTCGCAGTCGCGTGGTCGCGCGGCGGCGAGAAGCAGGTCGAGCAGATCAAGGCCGCCCGCGCCGCGCGCGAGCACGCCACGATCGAGGAGGCCCAGGACCTCAAGCTGCGCCTCGAGGCGAACACCGTGACGGTGCACGCCAAGGCCGGCGCCGAGGGCCGCCTCTTCGGCTCGGTGCAGACCAAGGACATCGCGGAGGCCGTCGAGGCCGCCGGCCACGGCTCGATCGACAAGCGCGTCATCGAGATCCTGACGCCGATCCGCGCCACGGGCGAGCACAGCGCCACGGCGCGCCTGCGCGACGACCTCATCGCCACGATCACCCTCAAGGTGGTCGCCGCGAAGTGA
- the rpsR gene encoding 30S ribosomal protein S18, with translation MAGKPQNRKPRGPKGGKNAAPAKAIKVGVIDWKDVATLKKFISERGKIRARRITGVSVQEQRLIAKAIKNAREMALLPYSGAGR, from the coding sequence ATGGCTGGCAAGCCGCAGAACCGCAAGCCGCGGGGCCCGAAGGGCGGCAAGAACGCCGCTCCGGCCAAGGCGATCAAGGTCGGCGTCATCGACTGGAAGGACGTCGCGACGCTCAAGAAGTTCATCTCGGAGCGCGGCAAGATCCGCGCCCGTCGCATCACCGGCGTGTCGGTGCAGGAGCAGCGCCTGATCGCCAAGGCGATCAAGAACGCGCGCGAGATGGCGCTCCTGCCCTACTCGGGCGCCGGACGCTGA
- a CDS encoding single-stranded DNA-binding protein — protein MAGETIITVVGNLTADPELRYTQNGLAVANFTIASTPRTFDRQANEWKDGEALFLRASVWREFAEHVSQSLQKGSRVIAQGRLKQRSFETQQGEKRTVIELEVDEIGPSLRYATAQVTRTTGGGAGRSSGGQGSFGGQGGQGGFGGQQQVADEPWGQPAQSNQAQPQADVWGAPGTSYNDETPF, from the coding sequence ATGGCCGGCGAGACCATCATCACGGTGGTCGGCAACCTGACGGCCGACCCGGAGCTGCGCTACACGCAGAACGGCCTCGCGGTCGCGAACTTCACCATCGCCTCCACCCCCCGCACGTTCGACCGCCAGGCGAACGAGTGGAAGGACGGCGAGGCGCTGTTCCTCCGCGCGTCGGTGTGGCGCGAGTTCGCCGAGCACGTCTCGCAGAGCCTGCAGAAGGGCTCGCGCGTCATCGCGCAGGGCCGTCTGAAGCAGCGCTCCTTCGAGACGCAGCAGGGCGAGAAGCGCACCGTCATCGAGCTCGAGGTCGACGAGATCGGCCCCTCGCTCCGCTACGCGACCGCGCAGGTCACCCGCACCACGGGCGGCGGCGCAGGCCGCAGCTCGGGCGGCCAGGGCAGCTTCGGCGGCCAGGGCGGCCAGGGTGGCTTCGGCGGGCAGCAGCAGGTGGCCGACGAGCCGTGGGGTCAGCCCGCGCAGTCGAACCAGGCGCAGCCGCAGGCCGACGTCTGGGGCGCGCCCGGCACCTCCTACAACGACGAGACGCCCTTCTAA
- the rpsF gene encoding 30S ribosomal protein S6 — protein sequence MQQYELMVILDPEVDERTVAPSLDKFLNVVRNDGGTIDTVDIWGRRRLAYEIDKKHEGIYAVVNFTAESATTVELDRQLKLSEAVMRTKVLRAEDAVTQTSKSRREAEAKAARKAAAPAPAAEVEAE from the coding sequence ATGCAGCAGTACGAGCTGATGGTGATTCTCGACCCGGAGGTGGACGAGCGCACCGTCGCCCCGTCGCTCGACAAGTTCCTCAACGTCGTCCGCAACGACGGCGGCACGATCGACACCGTCGACATCTGGGGCCGTCGCCGCCTGGCATACGAGATCGACAAGAAGCACGAGGGCATCTACGCCGTCGTCAACTTCACGGCCGAGTCGGCCACCACGGTCGAGCTCGACCGACAGCTGAAGCTGTCGGAGGCCGTCATGCGCACGAAGGTCCTGCGCGCCGAGGACGCCGTCACGCAGACGTCGAAGTCGCGCCGCGAGGCCGAGGCGAAGGCCGCGAGGAAGGCCGCCGCTCCCGCGCCCGCCGCCGAGGTCGAGGCCGAGTAG
- a CDS encoding CCA tRNA nucleotidyltransferase: MTDMGEAAARLEALVAEAPTARIAAAFAAAGHELALVGGPVRDAFLGRPVTDLDLATSATPDETLAIVGPLADATWDVGREFGTIAARVDGADVEITTYRADQYDGVSRKPAVAFGERLEDDLVRRDFTVNAMALLLTPRRDGSEAPLPQLIDVGGGLEHLVARVLDTPQAPKRSFDDDPLRMMRAARFAAQLGFEVAPRVVDAMEAQAERILGISAERVRDELVKTLRTPTPVSGIRLLTDTGILERVLPEVPALRLEADEHAHHKDVFEHSLTVLQQGIDLEASRNPGAEPDVVSRLAGLLHDIGKPATRRIEGRVVTFHQHDVVGARMATKRLKALRFDNDTVKAVSRLVELHLRFYGYGDQGWSDSAVRRYVRDAGPLLERLHILTRSDVTTRNRRKAERLDFAYDDLERRIAELAEQEELDAVRPDLDGERIMAILGIAPGREVGEAYRMLLDARLEHGPLGEERAEAMLREWWAARSA, encoded by the coding sequence GTGACGGACATGGGTGAGGCTGCTGCTCGGCTCGAGGCGCTCGTCGCCGAGGCCCCGACGGCGCGCATCGCCGCCGCCTTCGCCGCGGCGGGGCACGAGCTCGCGCTCGTGGGCGGCCCCGTGCGCGACGCCTTCCTCGGCCGCCCGGTCACCGACCTCGACCTCGCGACCTCCGCGACGCCGGACGAGACCCTCGCGATCGTCGGTCCCCTCGCCGACGCCACGTGGGATGTCGGCCGCGAGTTCGGCACGATCGCCGCGCGCGTCGACGGCGCCGACGTCGAGATCACCACCTACCGCGCCGACCAGTACGACGGCGTCTCCCGGAAGCCCGCGGTGGCGTTCGGCGAGCGGCTCGAGGACGACCTCGTGCGCCGCGACTTCACCGTGAACGCGATGGCGCTGCTGCTCACGCCCCGCCGGGACGGCAGCGAGGCGCCGCTGCCGCAGCTGATCGACGTGGGCGGCGGCCTCGAGCACCTCGTGGCCCGCGTGCTCGACACCCCGCAGGCGCCCAAGCGCTCCTTCGACGACGACCCGCTCCGCATGATGCGCGCGGCGCGCTTCGCGGCGCAGCTGGGCTTCGAGGTGGCGCCGCGCGTCGTGGATGCGATGGAGGCGCAGGCCGAGCGCATCCTCGGCATCTCGGCCGAGCGCGTGCGCGACGAGCTCGTGAAGACGCTGCGCACGCCGACGCCCGTGTCCGGGATCCGCCTGCTCACCGACACCGGCATCCTCGAGCGCGTGCTGCCGGAGGTGCCGGCGCTGCGGCTCGAGGCCGACGAGCACGCCCACCACAAGGACGTGTTCGAGCACTCGCTCACGGTCCTGCAGCAGGGCATCGACCTCGAGGCCTCCCGGAACCCCGGGGCGGAGCCCGACGTCGTCTCGCGCCTCGCGGGCCTCCTGCACGACATCGGCAAGCCGGCGACGCGGCGCATCGAGGGCCGCGTGGTCACCTTCCACCAGCACGACGTCGTCGGTGCGCGCATGGCGACGAAGCGGCTGAAGGCGCTGCGCTTCGACAACGACACCGTGAAGGCCGTCTCGCGGCTCGTCGAGCTGCACCTGCGCTTCTACGGCTACGGCGACCAGGGCTGGTCGGACTCGGCGGTGCGGCGCTACGTGCGCGACGCCGGCCCGCTGCTCGAGCGCCTCCACATCCTCACGCGCTCCGACGTCACGACGCGCAACCGTCGCAAGGCGGAGCGCCTCGACTTCGCCTACGACGACCTCGAGCGCCGCATCGCCGAGCTCGCCGAGCAGGAGGAGCTCGACGCCGTGCGCCCCGACCTCGACGGCGAGCGCATCATGGCGATCCTCGGCATCGCTCCCGGTCGCGAGGTGGGCGAGGCCTACCGGATGCTGCTCGACGCCCGGCTCGAGCACGGGCCGCTCGGCGAGGAGCGGGCCGAGGCGATGCTGCGCGAGTGGTGGGCGGCGCGCTCGGCGTGA
- a CDS encoding DUF6049 family protein, translating into MLSAGRLSGRRATALAAAAAATALVLAPLAAAGSAAPAAATTTGATSPELTIAAVDPLVSEGESLEVEIVLDNPTDAIVPATSVEVLLTAAPIPTRYGLTRWFAGQSLLASSVIATVEVPAAPARLRATASATIDAASLGLDGRSWGAYGLAANGADLATATSVVVRDEPGEASPTRLSLVAPIDAGASDGLLDAAALEAATTIGGEARESLDAAIAAGLSFGIDPVFAASEAALGGEAPEAATSWLDRADRPEAYALEYANADPIAEVRAGVHPVELLGVPREDAPMLPPGVADVGTAAPVIDATSAVLRQDDLASLAGIGTVVLTTAGLDEMLVGSTPSAHVSIDGVEALAADAELQSLVREAVLDDDLAAADARARTLALLATITRERPSDSRALAAMLPASSLGDIGPLLSDLSDAGFVDTVEVEEALRGEPREASLAELDDPARDAGAELVTAALAQEAEVSSVSSIVEDPSALLADLRLQLLGALPDAGRAVTEADRIAIEGLGGAMGEVRHAVQILGGSDIQAVGQSLPLPITITNELDEPVTVQLSVRPSNALVTVPDPEVDVTIPASSQQRVQVPIEIVGTGGVLMIAQLSTPDGVSLGQLQTIRVQARPTIEAVVGWTLGTAIALLLGFGIWRSVRKRRRGEARGDLDDRPLRGRPQTTGTEETA; encoded by the coding sequence ATGCTGTCGGCCGGTCGCCTCTCCGGGCGGCGCGCGACCGCGCTCGCCGCCGCCGCGGCCGCGACGGCGCTCGTCCTCGCACCGCTCGCGGCCGCCGGTTCGGCCGCCCCGGCCGCGGCGACCACGACGGGCGCGACGAGCCCCGAGCTCACGATCGCGGCCGTCGACCCGCTCGTCTCCGAGGGCGAGTCGCTCGAGGTCGAGATCGTGCTCGACAACCCGACCGACGCGATCGTGCCCGCCACGAGCGTCGAGGTGCTGCTCACGGCGGCGCCCATCCCGACCCGCTACGGCCTCACCCGGTGGTTCGCGGGCCAGAGCCTGCTCGCGAGCTCGGTCATCGCCACCGTCGAGGTGCCTGCGGCGCCCGCGCGGCTCCGCGCGACGGCCTCGGCCACGATCGACGCGGCGTCGCTCGGCCTCGACGGGCGCTCCTGGGGCGCCTACGGCCTGGCCGCGAACGGCGCCGACCTCGCCACCGCCACGAGCGTCGTCGTGCGCGACGAGCCCGGCGAGGCGAGCCCCACGCGCCTCTCGCTCGTCGCGCCGATCGACGCCGGCGCCTCGGACGGTCTGCTCGACGCCGCCGCGCTCGAGGCCGCCACGACCATCGGCGGCGAGGCCCGCGAATCCCTCGACGCCGCGATCGCCGCGGGCCTGAGCTTCGGCATCGATCCCGTCTTCGCGGCGAGCGAGGCGGCGCTCGGTGGCGAGGCTCCCGAGGCCGCCACGTCGTGGCTCGACCGCGCGGACCGCCCCGAGGCCTACGCGCTCGAGTACGCGAACGCCGATCCCATCGCCGAGGTGCGCGCGGGCGTGCACCCGGTGGAGCTGCTCGGCGTGCCCCGCGAGGACGCCCCCATGCTGCCGCCCGGCGTGGCCGACGTCGGCACAGCTGCGCCCGTGATCGATGCGACGAGCGCGGTGCTGCGGCAGGACGACCTCGCCTCGCTCGCCGGCATCGGCACCGTGGTGCTCACGACCGCGGGGCTCGACGAGATGCTCGTCGGCTCCACGCCGAGCGCGCACGTCTCGATCGACGGGGTCGAGGCGCTCGCCGCCGACGCCGAGCTGCAGTCCCTCGTGCGCGAGGCCGTGCTCGACGACGACCTCGCCGCCGCCGACGCCCGGGCGCGCACCCTCGCGCTGCTCGCGACGATCACGCGCGAGCGCCCCTCCGACAGCCGCGCGCTCGCCGCCATGCTGCCTGCCTCCTCGCTCGGCGACATCGGGCCGCTGCTCTCGGACCTCAGCGACGCAGGATTCGTCGACACCGTCGAGGTCGAGGAGGCGCTCCGCGGCGAGCCGCGCGAGGCGAGCCTCGCCGAGCTCGACGATCCCGCTCGCGACGCCGGCGCGGAGCTCGTCACCGCCGCCCTCGCGCAGGAGGCCGAGGTCTCGAGCGTCTCGAGCATCGTCGAGGACCCCTCGGCGCTGCTCGCGGACCTGCGCCTCCAGCTGCTCGGGGCGCTGCCCGACGCGGGGCGCGCCGTCACCGAGGCCGACCGGATCGCCATCGAGGGCCTCGGCGGCGCGATGGGCGAGGTGCGGCACGCGGTCCAGATCCTGGGCGGCAGCGACATCCAGGCCGTCGGCCAGAGCCTGCCCCTGCCCATCACCATCACGAACGAGCTCGACGAGCCCGTCACGGTGCAGCTCTCGGTGCGGCCCTCCAACGCGCTCGTCACGGTGCCCGACCCCGAGGTCGACGTCACGATCCCGGCCTCCAGCCAGCAGCGCGTGCAGGTGCCGATCGAGATCGTCGGCACGGGCGGCGTGCTCATGATCGCGCAGCTCTCGACGCCCGACGGCGTCTCCCTCGGGCAGCTGCAGACGATCCGCGTGCAGGCGCGGCCCACGATCGAGGCGGTCGTGGGGTGGACGCTCGGTACAGCGATCGCGCTGCTGCTCGGCTTCGGCATCTGGCGCTCGGTGCGCAAGCGCCGCCGCGGCGAGGCCCGCGGCGACCTCGACGACCGCCCGCTCCGCGGGCGCCCCCAGACGACCGGCACGGAGGAGACCGCGTGA
- the murJ gene encoding murein biosynthesis integral membrane protein MurJ → MSTGRASAIIASGTMVSRILGFVKAGMLAAAIGQSFSQSAAAFGLANQLPNNVYALVAGGVMSAVLVPQIVRASKAKDGGESYVSKILTLGGTVFLLLTIVATIAAPFLVQIYAVSAGESGRGFSDGQMALAIALAYWCMPQILFYAIYTLLGEIYNARSQFGPYTWAPVANNVIGIAGLAVFMLLFGEANTNRSLAVWDADRVMWLGIITTGAVAVQALVLVLFFRRTGMRFRLDFGWRGVGLRATGRSAMWLFGIVIIGQIKGLVQSRVASMGDEANILTMQNAWYVFSLPHSIIAVSIAIAYFTQMSHHANDGEVGKIRTDLSGALRGVGMLTTIAAVMIAVVAPPLARFFEQGFEGSIAMSWVIWAFLLCAVAYSAEYVIQRVFFALGDTRTAFLYACVSMFITFALLWWASTLPAVWIIAGTALAVSIANLVSASVWLVLVRRKIGPFGFRLVAWRHVQYLAYAIPAGAAGFGVVSALGGYVDGGFGTITKPAGLLTCAIAGVAMALVYFGLLYLTRNPDFRTTADLVVSRLRRGRGSAGA, encoded by the coding sequence GTGAGCACAGGCAGGGCGAGCGCGATCATCGCCTCGGGGACGATGGTCTCGCGCATCCTCGGCTTCGTGAAGGCGGGCATGCTCGCCGCCGCGATCGGCCAGTCGTTCTCGCAGTCCGCCGCGGCGTTCGGCCTCGCGAACCAGCTGCCCAACAACGTCTACGCCCTCGTGGCGGGCGGCGTCATGAGCGCCGTGCTCGTGCCGCAGATCGTGCGGGCGTCGAAGGCGAAGGACGGCGGCGAGTCGTACGTCTCGAAGATCCTCACGCTCGGCGGCACGGTGTTCCTGCTTCTCACGATCGTCGCGACGATCGCGGCGCCGTTCCTCGTGCAGATCTACGCCGTCAGCGCGGGCGAGTCCGGACGCGGCTTCAGCGACGGACAGATGGCCCTCGCGATCGCGCTCGCGTACTGGTGCATGCCGCAGATCCTCTTCTACGCGATTTACACGCTGCTCGGCGAGATCTACAACGCGCGCAGCCAGTTCGGCCCGTACACCTGGGCACCCGTGGCCAACAACGTCATCGGCATCGCGGGGCTCGCGGTCTTCATGCTGCTGTTCGGCGAGGCCAACACGAACCGCTCGCTCGCGGTGTGGGACGCCGACCGCGTCATGTGGCTCGGCATCATCACCACCGGTGCCGTGGCGGTGCAGGCGCTCGTGCTCGTGCTCTTCTTCCGCCGCACCGGCATGCGCTTCCGCCTCGACTTCGGCTGGCGCGGCGTGGGCCTGCGCGCCACGGGGCGCAGCGCCATGTGGCTCTTCGGCATCGTCATCATCGGCCAGATCAAGGGCCTCGTGCAGTCGCGCGTCGCCTCGATGGGCGACGAGGCGAACATCCTCACGATGCAGAACGCGTGGTACGTGTTCTCGCTGCCGCACTCGATCATCGCCGTCTCGATCGCGATCGCGTACTTCACGCAGATGTCGCACCACGCGAACGACGGCGAGGTGGGCAAGATCCGCACCGACCTCTCCGGCGCGCTCCGCGGCGTCGGGATGCTCACGACGATCGCCGCGGTGATGATCGCGGTCGTCGCGCCGCCGCTCGCGCGCTTCTTCGAGCAGGGCTTCGAGGGCTCGATCGCGATGTCGTGGGTCATCTGGGCGTTCCTGCTGTGCGCGGTCGCCTACTCGGCCGAGTACGTGATCCAGCGCGTCTTCTTCGCGCTCGGCGACACCCGCACCGCCTTCCTGTACGCGTGCGTGAGCATGTTCATCACCTTCGCCCTGCTGTGGTGGGCGTCGACGCTGCCGGCCGTGTGGATCATCGCGGGCACCGCGCTCGCGGTGTCGATCGCCAACCTCGTCTCGGCCTCGGTCTGGCTCGTGCTCGTGCGCCGGAAGATCGGCCCCTTCGGCTTCCGGCTCGTCGCGTGGCGGCACGTGCAGTACCTCGCCTACGCGATCCCGGCCGGCGCGGCGGGCTTCGGCGTGGTCTCGGCGCTCGGCGGCTACGTCGACGGCGGCTTCGGCACGATCACCAAGCCGGCCGGCCTCCTCACCTGCGCGATCGCGGGCGTCGCGATGGCGCTCGTCTACTTCGGGCTGCTCTACCTCACGCGCAACCCCGACTTCCGCACGACCGCCGACCTCGTCGTCTCGCGGCTGCGCCGCGGTCGGGGCTCCGCAGGGGCGTAG
- the trxB gene encoding thioredoxin-disulfide reductase, whose translation MHDVIIIGSGPAGFTAAIYAGRANLRPIVLASSVAMGGDLMTTTEVDNFPGFPEGIQGPELMFAMQQQAERFGADVRMVDVTELELDGEIKRVHVGDEVLEARAVIYATGSEYRKLGVEGEQRLSGHGVSWCATCDGFFFKQKQLVVVGGGDSAMEEATFLTKFAEKVTIVHRSETFRASAAMLDRAEQDPKIEFLTNATIDEIRGTEVNGVEQVTSIVVRDTVTASTHEMPIDGVFVAIGSDPRTHLIHGKLDLTAEGTIAVDGRSSRTSVEGVFAAGDVIDPIYRQAITAAGSGTVAAIDVEHYLAAHPAPALDEA comes from the coding sequence GTGCACGACGTCATCATCATCGGCTCCGGCCCCGCCGGCTTCACGGCCGCGATCTACGCCGGCCGCGCCAACCTCCGCCCCATCGTGCTCGCGTCGAGCGTCGCGATGGGCGGCGACCTCATGACGACGACCGAGGTCGACAACTTCCCCGGCTTCCCCGAGGGCATCCAGGGCCCCGAGCTCATGTTCGCCATGCAGCAGCAGGCGGAGCGCTTCGGTGCAGACGTGCGCATGGTCGACGTCACCGAGCTCGAGCTCGACGGCGAGATCAAGCGCGTGCACGTGGGCGACGAGGTGCTCGAGGCCCGCGCGGTCATCTACGCGACGGGATCGGAATACCGCAAGCTCGGCGTCGAGGGCGAGCAGCGGCTCTCGGGCCACGGGGTCTCGTGGTGCGCCACGTGCGACGGCTTCTTCTTCAAGCAGAAGCAGCTCGTCGTGGTCGGCGGCGGCGACTCCGCGATGGAGGAGGCGACCTTCCTCACGAAGTTCGCCGAGAAGGTCACGATCGTGCACCGCTCGGAGACGTTCCGCGCCTCGGCGGCCATGCTCGACCGCGCGGAGCAGGACCCGAAGATCGAGTTCCTCACGAACGCGACGATCGACGAGATCCGCGGCACCGAGGTGAACGGCGTCGAGCAGGTGACGAGCATCGTCGTCCGCGACACCGTCACGGCCTCCACGCACGAGATGCCGATCGACGGCGTCTTCGTCGCCATCGGCTCCGACCCCCGCACCCACCTGATCCACGGCAAGCTCGACCTGACGGCCGAGGGCACGATCGCGGTCGACGGCCGCTCGTCGCGCACCTCGGTCGAGGGCGTCTTCGCCGCCGGCGACGTCATCGACCCGATCTACCGGCAGGCGATCACCGCCGCGGGCTCCGGCACCGTGGCAGCGATCGACGTCGAGCACTACCTGGCCGCGCACCCCGCGCCGGCCCTCGATGAGGCCTGA
- the trxA gene encoding thioredoxin: protein MRPEEAAVKEVTTASFEQDVLNADKPVLVDFWAEWCGPCRAVSPILEQIDGETEKLDVVKVNVDKEPDLAMRYGITSIPAMKLFQGGEVVHELIGARPKPAIEQELAQYL, encoded by the coding sequence ATGAGGCCTGAGGAGGCAGCAGTGAAGGAAGTCACCACCGCATCGTTCGAGCAGGACGTCCTGAACGCCGACAAGCCCGTGCTCGTCGACTTCTGGGCGGAGTGGTGCGGCCCGTGCCGCGCCGTGAGCCCGATCCTCGAGCAGATCGACGGCGAGACCGAGAAGCTCGACGTCGTCAAGGTGAACGTCGACAAGGAGCCCGACCTCGCGATGCGCTACGGCATCACGTCGATCCCCGCCATGAAGCTCTTCCAGGGGGGCGAGGTCGTGCACGAGCTCATCGGCGCGCGGCCGAAGCCCGCGATCGAGCAGGAGCTCGCCCAGTACCTCTGA